A stretch of the Lolium perenne isolate Kyuss_39 chromosome 3, Kyuss_2.0, whole genome shotgun sequence genome encodes the following:
- the LOC139838188 gene encoding uncharacterized protein — protein sequence MAAVLDTVPVRVTEAMNKELIAAISEKEVRVALFQMFPTKASAPDGFPAHFFQRHWDLCGEEVTNIVLRVLRGEDDPTGFNKTFLVLIPKVDKPEELGQFRPISLCNVIYKIASKALANRLKVVLPEIISDEQSAFVPGRLITDNIITAYECLHFMKRNKVVKHRFCALKLDMRKAYDRVEWKYLENESLSEKYLGMPSDVGRSVNGSFKFLKDRIWKWIQGWIEQCLLAGGKDVLIKSVAQAIPVFSMACFKLPRGLCQHINSLIRNFWWGSKDGKRKTCWVSWEDMTKPKFLGGLGFRDIELFNLALLARQGWRILQSPNTLSARMLKAIYFPDSDFMAADLGAHQSKIWRSILHGREIEGRGVGYSSQWCRRIEEEADAGVAVVDAVRPASRKKQSPPSPHLPPVHHQYLASSPTTTTAVSQAGEVPHLNQREQAMASQEGRQGCSNCCHPASAQAEVVEDGEKALLVVEKPPRVQTESWEHYIDER from the exons ATGGCAGCGGTTTTAGACACAGTACCAGTACGGGTTACTGAAGCTATGAACAAGGAGCTGATTGCTGCAATCAGCGAGAAGGAAGTGAGAGTAGCTCTTTTCCAGATGTTCCCTACCAAAGCGTCGGCGCCTGATGGATTTCCGGCACATTTTTTTCAAAGACACTGGGATCTCTGCGGAGAGGAGGTGACGAATATTGTGCTTCGTGTGCTCCGAGGAGAGGATGATCCGACTGGTTTCAACAAGACCTTTCTTGTCCTAATCCCTAAGGTAGACAAGCCAGAGGAGCTGGGGCAGTTTAGGCCTATCAGTCTATGTAACGTGATTTATAAGATTGCTTCGAAAGCCCTCGCAAACAGACTGAAGGTGGTGTTACCTGAGATTATATCTGACGAACAGTCAGCTTTCGTGCCGGGCAGATTAATTACGGACAATATAATTACGGCCTATGAGTGCCTTCACTTTATGAAGAGGAACAAAGTAGTCAAGCATAGATTTTGTGCTCTAAAACTCGACATGAGGAAGGCTTATGACCGTGTTGAATGGAAATATCTTGAG AATGAGTCTCTAAGTGAAAAGTACTTGGGTATGCCCTCTGATGTGGGGAGATCAGTGAATGGGTCCTTTAAATTTCTAAAGGATCGTATATGGAAGTGGATTCAAGGTTGGATAGAGCAGTGTTTGTTGGCTGGAGGGAAGGATGTTTTGATCAAATCAGTTGCGCAGGCAATTCCAGTTTTCTCGATGGCTTGCTTCAAGCTCCCACGGGGCTTATGTCAACATATCAACTCGCTGATAAGGAATTTCTGGTGGGGCTCAAAAGATGGCAAGAGGAAGACATGTTGGGTGTCGTGGGAGGACATGACAAAACCGAAGTTTTTGGGTGGCCTCGGTTTCCGTGATATTGAGTTATTCAACTTAGCACTGCTGGCGCGCCAAGGATGGAGAATTCTCCAGTCTCCCAACACGCTCAGTGCTCGTATGCTCAAAGCTATCTACTTCCCAGACTCAGATTTCATGGCTGCTGACTTAGGAGCTCATCAATCAAAGATATGGAGGTCTATTCTACATGGAAGGGAG ATAGAGGGGAGAGGAGTGGGATATAGCTCACAGTGGTGTAGACGAATAGAGGAAGAGGCCGACGCCGGGGTTGCAGTCGTTGACGCCGTCCGGCCGGCGTCGAGGAAGAAGCAGTCACCACCATCACCACACCTCCCACCAGTTCATCACCAATACCTCGCTAGCAGCCCCACCACCACTACCGCAGTATCACAGGCAGGAGAAGTTCCACACCTTAACCAACGAGAGCAGGCCATGGCGAGCCAGGAGGGGCGCCAGGGTTGCAGCAACTGCTGCCATCCTGCCAGCGCCCAAGCAGAGGTCGTGGAGGATGGAGAGAAGGCCTTGCTCGTCGTAGAGAAGCCGCCAAGGGTGCAGACAGAGTCATGGGAGCACTACATCGATGAGCGCTAG